Within the Caldisericum sp. genome, the region ATTCTGGGATTTTTACAGATTCAGTCTGTGAGTTCTGATGTTCTTGTAAAAAATGTTTCAGACAGGATAGTAATTTCAGTAATTTCAGGTGATGTGGAACTTGAAAATATTTTTGGGACCATTAATGTTAATACTAAGTCAGGCGATATAAAAGCAAATGGAGGGAAAGTTAATGCTCTCATAAAGACATACTCGGGAGATATTGATATAAATAATATTGAATTTAAAGACTCAAGACTAAACACATTTAATGGTGATATTTCTCTTAAATCAGTAAAATTTTTCGGTAAGAGTTTTTTAAATACATATTTTGGAGATGCTACACTAAGCTTACTAAACAGTGTATTAGTGAAAGCAACTTCTACGCTTGGCTCTGTGCATAACAAGTTGTCCCATGAAGTAACAGAAAGTAGGAGCGAGGTTGAGATTGTTACAAAGTTTGGAGATATAGTGGTGGAGGGAGTAGTTGAATAGACCAAAGGGATTTAAAGCTTTTACTCTTCTTACACTTGGGCAAATTCTCAGTTTTGTCGGCTCTTTAATGAATGTAGAGAGCTTATCTCGAAAGGAAGAATTAAAGGAGGCGCTTGAATGAAAGAATTAGAGAAGATTCTTGATTTATTTCAAGAAGGCAAAATTGGTAAAGTTGAGGCAATAAAGTTAATTGAAGCACTTTATGAAACAAAAGCAAATGGCACTCAGGAAAGAGGAAGAAAAGTTAGAATCGAAGTTTTGGAGAATGGTGCAAAGAGAGTTTCGGTCAATTTACCGCTGAGTTTGTTGAGGTTCTTTACTAAAACTGCTAAATTACTGAACAAAAATTACATTGAAGTCGAAGGAGAAACGATACCGATCGATATAGAAGAGTTAGAGAATGTTTTGAATGATCCTGACTTTAAAGGTCCCATATTGAATGTGGATTCTGAGATGGACCAAGATGGTAAAAATGTTAAGGTTATGATTGAAGTTTTATAAATTACGAGGTGAACAATGCGAAAAGTTTCAAGAGAAGAAATTTTAACCGGTAACCCTGTAAAAATAATGTTCCAACTGGGTTTGCCGCTGATGATTTCACAAATACTTTTTACTTTTTACAATATGGCTGATACCTTCTGGCTTGGACACCTACCTCCAGCAGAGTCTGGAAGTGCAGTTGCAGGACTTCAGGTTGCATTCCCGATTGTGTGGTTTATTATATCATTTACTTTAGGTTTTGGATTTGCAGGCGTTGCGCTGGTTTCTCAGTATACCGGTGCTAATGACCACAAAAACGCAAACCATGCAGCATCGCAAGTTTTATCCTTCCTTACGCTTGCAGGTATTATTGTTGCAA harbors:
- a CDS encoding DUF4097 family beta strand repeat protein, giving the protein MSENLFKKVEELYASGKITEEQKKELLKALGYDSERQQTISQIHVNLRSIDIEIVGVENIDFPKVEQGSLRIRKDESALIVDEPIGVSTFAKLVVPYKSNLIIKSVSSNISVSSILGFLQIQSVSSDVLVKNVSDRIVISVISGDVELENIFGTINVNTKSGDIKANGGKVNALIKTYSGDIDINNIEFKDSRLNTFNGDISLKSVKFFGKSFLNTYFGDATLSLLNSVLVKATSTLGSVHNKLSHEVTESRSEVEIVTKFGDIVVEGVVE